A segment of the Marinilabiliales bacterium genome:
AGGCTTTTAATTCCCCTGCACCAGGTGCCAGTCCACCCAGGCATCCATGTGTCTTACCGAGTTGGGCCTGAGCAGTATTTCCCGCCTTGAATCCAGCAGGTAGAGTGTGGGGGTGGCGAAGATATGCCAGGCTTTTGCAACAGGGCTGTCCCACTTCTGGTAATCGCATATGCTGATAAAGGGGAACCTGCCGGCAAAGTTTTTAAAGGTCTGCCTGTCTTCATCAAGGGAGACAAAAACAACTTCGACACCATGGGCGTTCCATTTTTCGTACAAACCGGCAATCTGTGAAAGATCTCCGGGGCATCCGGGGCACCAGCTTGCCCCGAAAACCACCACGGTATATTTGCTGTTCAGGTCTGATAGTTTTCCAGGCATTTCTGAAGGTTCGTACCCCGGTGCGAGAACATCTTCCCTGAAGGCAAAGTCGGGAGCTGTGTTTCCCGGCTTCATGGCACGGTAGCTTTCCAGCTGTGCGGCAAGATCGTTGTCAATAGTGCAGCTTACTTCGTTCAGCACTTTCAGGGCCAGGTATTCGGAAGAACCGAACAGGCTGCGCCGCTCCAGCAGTTTGAACAGGTAATCGGTTATTTCGTTGAACTTTTTTTCATCGGTTGCAATATTATCGATCAGGTGGTCAATCGATATGTTCATCTCAATGAACACCGAATCGAGTGACCGTCCGCTGTTCTCAATAAGCCAGAAATGGCTCTCTATTACATCCCGCAATAACCCGCTTTTGTACAGCCGGGGGTCTGTATGGTCCATGCTCCTGAATGCAGCTATGGCGCCGGGAATTTCGGCGGTGCGGTATTGTGCAATGGTGGGAACGGAGCTTACCAGCTTCCGGGCTGGCAAGAACCAGCTTACATAGGATTGTGGGTCCAGGCTTTCCAAAAAAGCTTTGTCCTCTTCTCTTATGCGTTGCATCTCCTGAATAATGGCATTTTTGGGTGCATGGTGAATGGCAAAGAGGGAATCCAGGGTGTATATTCTTTCCAGGTATTGCCAGGCGCTCAGGGCCTGCTCCCTGCGGGGATGCCCGGTTGCATATTGCTCAAAAAGCAGGTTCTCGTTACCTTGAAGTATCTCAATGGTTTCGGGATGGCTGAAGGATTCTCCTTTCAGTTCAATATCTTCACCACTAAGGATCACGATAAAGGGCCTGTTCTCTGCAGAGATGAGCTGTCCCATGCCGTAGTTGGGTTCTGAATAACTGAGCATAAATATTCCCTCTTCAGAAACATCTGAACTGCCGATCAGGTAGGTCTCAAACCCTTTAAAGCCTTCAAGGCGGACTTCCTGGCCGGAGGGGAGGCTGAACCTGCCGGTGATGGTCTGGGCTTGTACTCCGAAGCCAGTCAAAAAAGCTATGAATATGAGAAATCCTGTTAGATTCATAAAGTTATATGGTAACTCATCCGGTCAGGTTCCTGGACGATTGTTATTGTGATTAATGCGTCTGTAAACAAAAGTAGTGAATATTTAATCAATAAACTTTTCAGGGATTGGAACAGGTTGTGTTTCGCGAAGGGCGCAAAGGCGAAAACCGGAACAGGCCCTTTTTGTAATCTTAATAATACCACGCAAGGTTATTTGTAAATTTTCGCGTATTATCATAAATTCGCCACCATGAGCTTTTACCGCCCAAATTCACAATTTCGAAAATGCAAAGGTTGTGAGGGACGATTCAAACTGTCCCGTATTATCTACCTGGTGCTCCTTGATTAAAATGAAACAGGCCTGGCTCATTAACAAGAGAAATTTATTCAGCTAATTAAATTAACAAGAGTCATGGCAAACTTTGAAAAGATCAGGATCACCGAAAAGATTGGCTACGCTTTGGGTGACGGCGCTGCGAACATTGCATGGCGCGGGGTGGCAACATTCCTGTTTGTGTTTTATACAGATGTCTACGGCATCAATCCTGCCGCCGTTGGATTGCTGATGCTTATTGCCAGGTTCAGCGACGGTGTGAGCGATGTGGTTATGGGGATCCTGGCCGACCGTACAGAAACCAGGTGGGGAAAGTTCAGGCCCTGGATATTATGGACCGCGATACCTTTGGGTGTTATCCTGTCGATGTTGTTTACCACTCCGGGATTGTCGAATACGGGGAAGATCATATACGCCTACACGACCTATATCCTGTTTACATTGGTTTATACTGCAAACAACATCCCTTACGGCGCACTTTTGGCGGTGATCACAGGGGATAACCGGGAAAGGACCGTGTTTGGCTCCTACCGTATGGTTGGCGCTTTCGCGGGAGGGATGCTTGTGCAGGGCGCGTTGCTTTTCCTGGTGGCACATTTTGGTAATGTAAACCCTGATGTTCGTGTTGAAAAACTGGCAGAAGACCGCTTCGTGGTGACCGTGTCAGTGGCAAAAGACGTTGAAAATGTCAACATCAACACTGATGACGGGATAGCCCTCTTCTCCTGGTTTGATAAGCCTGCAGAAGACCCGGACTATGTTCAGGTCAGTTCAATAAGTTTTTCTATGGAGGCCGGTACCGAATATGCCTTCCTTGTTGAGGGAGAGGAAAACCTTGAACCTGCAAACATTTCAATTATCGACCAGAAAAGGGGATACAGCAATTCAATATATATCATGTCGGTTTTCCTGTCGCTGTTCATGATCATTACTTTCTACAGTACCCGCGAGCGGGTGAGACCCCCGAAGACACAGGTAACCGACCTGAAGAGGGATTTCAAAGACCTGATCAGGAACAGGCCCTGGCTGGTGCTTTTGGTGATCGGGCTGTTGTTCTGTGTTTATAATGCCATTAAGCAGGGGATTACCGTAATATATTTTGCGCACTATATTAACAATCAGTTGCTGGCGGGCACCTACCTGGTGTTCCTGATGCTGGCCTCGATAGGCGGGGCAATGGCAACAGGTTTTCTTGGCAAAAGAATGGGCAAGAAGAGGCTGTTCATCAATGCACTGATCTTTTCTGCTGCAGTGAATTCACTTATTATTTTCTGCGGCCCGCGGGATATTTATGCAATATTTACCCTTGGCATAATATCTGAGTTCGCTGCTGCCATCTTTCCAACACTTTTCTTTGTCATGCTAGGCGATGCCGCCGATTATTCCGAGTATGTGAATGGCCGGAGGGCAACCGGACTGGTTTATTCTGCCGGGTCGTTCTCCACCAAGTTCGGCGGGGGAGTTGCCGGAGCAATTATTGGACTGATACTGGGGGCATACGGTTACAGCGGGCAGGATGCCGTGGCAATTCAGGGAGCCATTCCGGCAATTAAAATGCTTATGAGCTGGGTCCCTGCCCTCATTGCAGTCCTCGCAGCAGTGCTGATGACCTTGTATCCACTTGACCAGAAAAAGCTGGATGAGATCACCCTTGAGCTCAAAAACCGGCGGGAAAGAGAGGATACTCCGGAACAATGAGAATCCTCCGGGGTGGCAAGATTTGACAGGAACAATGAGAATCCTCCGGGGTGGCAAGATTTGACAGGAACAATCAGAATGCCCCGGGACACTGCAAATTCCCGGGTGACCATGATAGTTTAGAGGAAAACCGGACTGTCTGGTGACAATGAAAAGGTTCAGCGGCAATGAGAAATGCGGCAATAAAATAAAATCAAAACTTTAAAATATTATGAAATACGGATTTTTTGATGATGAAAAAAGGGAGTATGTGATAACCGATCCTGTAACTCCCTGGCCCTGGATAAACTACCTGGGGAACGAAGATTTCTTTTCGCTTATCTCCAACACTGCCGGCGGGTATTCCTTTTATAAGGATGCCAAATTCAGGAGACTGACCCGTTACAGGTACAACAATGTGCCGATGGACAACGGCGGCCGCTATTTTTATATAAATGACGGAGGCACCATCTGGTCGCCCGGCTGGAAACCGGTAAAGACGCCTCTCGATGAATATGAGTGCCGGCACGGGATGAGCTACACGAGGATAAAGGGGGTAAAAAACGGACTGGAGGCTGAAGTCCTGTTTCTTGTGCCCCTGAAGGAGTGGTGTGAGGTGCAGGTGCTTACGCTGAAAAACAGGGGGAAGCAGAAGAAAAAGTTCAAACTGTTTTCCTTTGTCGAATGGTGCCTGTGGAATGCTGAAGATGACCAGAACAACCTTCAGCGCAACCTGAACACCGGCGAGGTGGAGATTGACGGCTCCACACTTTATCATAAGACTGAATATAAGGATCGCAGGGATCATTATGCATTTTATCATGTTAACCATCCATTAGACGGTTTCGATACCGACAGGGAAAGCTTCATGGGCCTGTACAATGAGTTTTCGGGTCCGGCAGCCGTTATCGAGGGCAGTCCCCGTAATTCCCATGCACACGGCTGGTCGCCGGTAGCCTCCCATTACCTGGAGATTGAACTTGATCCGGGGGAGACAAAAGAGCTTGTATTTGTCCTTGGCTATATTGAAAACCCCGACGAGTTGAAGTGGGAATCGGAGGGTGTGATAAACAAGACAAAGGCGAAGGAGCTTATCGGCAGGTATGACACTCCCGGGAAGGTAAATGCGGCTCTTGAAGGATTGCGGAAGTACTGGGACGAGCTACTTGGTGTTTACGTGCTTGAGAGCGGCGACGAAAAGCTTGACCGCATGGTCAACATCTGGAACCAGTACCAGAACATGGTTACATTCAACATGTCGAGGTCGGCTTCGTTCTTCGAAGTGGGAATAGGCCGTGGGATGGGGTTCCGCGACAGCAACCAGGACCTGATCGGTTTTGTACATCTTGTGCCCGACCGGGCCCGGGAGAGGATCATCGACCTCGCCTCCACACAGTTTGAGGACGGAGGTGCATACCACCAGTACCAGCCCCTGACAAAGAGGGGAAACCATGCTGTAGGAGGCGACTTTAACGATGACCCCCTGTGGCTCATCCTTTCGACGACAGAATATATCAAGGAGACGGGTGATTACGGCATACTCGATGAAATGGTGCCCTTCGACAACGACGAGTCGCTTGCAAAGCCTCATTTTGACCACCTGAAGGCATCTTTTTACCATGTGGTGAACAACCTTGGGCCGCACGGACTGCCGCTAATAGGGCGGGCGGACTGGAACGATTGCATCAACCTGAACTGTTTTTCAACCGACCCGAACGAATCGTTCCAGACAACGGAAAACAGGAAGGGCAGGACGGCTGAATCGATAATGATAGCAGGGTTATTCGTGGTGTACGGACGCGAATACATCAGGCTTTGCCGCCAGACGGGCCGTGTTGATGAGGCTGATGCGGCAGTCGGGCATGTGGACAGGATGGTGGAAACCATCAGGGAGCATGGCTGGGATGGCGAATGGTTCCTGCGCGCATATGATTACTTTGGTAAAAAGGTTGGCAGCAAGGAAAACGAAGAGGGCAAGATATTCATTGAATCACAGGGATGGTGCTCAATGGCTGAGGTTGGCAAGGAGGAGGGAATGGTTGAGAAGGCGCTCGATTCGGTAAAGAAGTATCTTGACTGCGATTACGGCATTGTGCTTAACAATCCGGGATTCACCCGTTATGTTATAGAATACGGCGAGATATCGACGTACCCGCCGGGTTATAAGGAAAATGCCGGCATCTTCTGCCATAACAACCCATGGATCATGATAGGAGAGACAATGCTCGGGCGCGGTGAAATGGCATGGGACTATTACAGGAAGATATGCCCGGCCTACCTTGAGGAGATAAGTGACCTTCACAAGACCGAGCCCTACGTCTATGCTCAGATGATTGCCGGGAAGGATGCATTCAGGCCGGGTGAGGCGAAGAATTCATGGCTAACCGGGACCGCTGCATGGAATTATTATGCCATTACCCGCTATATTCTGGGAATACGGCCTGAGTATGACGGACTGGTTGTTGATCCGTGTATTCCGCGCGACTGGAAGGGGTTTGAGGTAACAAGGAAGTTACGTGGTGGTGAATACAGGATAAAGGTAACCAATCCCGACGGGGTGAATAAGGGTGTCAAGATTGTCAGGATGAACGGAAAGGAGATCGAGGGCAACCTGCTTCCGCTTACCCCGGGTGTGAACCAGGTGGAGGTTATTATGGGTTAAGGGAAATTTTTCCCAGGATACCGTCTGACAGGCAGACCGGCTACTCGCCGAACCTGAGGCGGAGGTTGATGCCTCCCATACCCATGCGTATCTGGCGGCTGCCAAGGTCGCCCAGCGGGTATTTTATGAAAGGCTCTATTATGGTGGTATAGTTGCCGCCCGAAATAGTGTAACCGAAGGAGAGGTTCAGCAGCCGTGCCGGGTCGAACCGTGAAAAGGGGCCGTAGCTGGCAGTTACATCTGAGACCACCCTTGAACTTAGCTGGCGGTAACTACCGTCAGCCGGTGAGTAATAAGCCTGTTCAACATACGCGATCTCCTCTCCGGTTATTTTCTGCTGAAGATATAGCAGTGATGAGAAGCCTGCCTCAACGTACATTTGCCTTCGGGTGGTTTCCATGAGCTGGTACTGGATGTTTACAGGGATGTCAACGGCCATGATCTCGAAGGCCTGGTTGCTGTATGATCTATGAAGCTGATAGCCTGCATCTTCCGGCATGCTGGAGTAGTATTTACTGCTACTCCGGCTTCGTAGCGGCATATTGTCGACCTCGAACTGCTGGTAGGCCAGCAGAAGTCCCGATTTAACCGTGAATTGCCGGGAGAGCCTGTACTCGGAACTTGCGCCTGCCGAAAAACCCATGCCGCTGGCCAGTTGCTGTTCGGCGTAAGTGAGCATGGGGCCTGCAGCGACTCCCCACCTTAATGCCCTGTGGCCGGCAGGTTCATCCACGGGTGTCCCGTAAAGGGGCATCTCCTGAAATAGTTGCCCGGCATCGGCAATAACCGGGACGTCTGGCTCATGGCGCAGACTGTCAACGGGGGGTTCGCGGCCGGGGTCCTCTGTCGCAACGGTAGCGGCTTCTGCGAGGGCAGAGGGTATGACGGCACCGGTACGCTCTGCTGCAGCAACCGGGACAGTTGGTGTTATGACGGTGGCGGTGTCATCAGAGAGGGCCGGGGGCATTGTAACTGCATGAGCGGTCCGGGGTTCCGGGGTGCCGGGAGTATGATCATCAGGAATTCCTGGTGGGATTATAACGGCCTGGGCGGTCCTGGGTTCCGGGGTGCCGGGAACGGCATCGGGGGTGTCGCGGTCCGGGACTCCTGCCGCGATGGTACCGGGATCTGCCATGGCGGGATCAGGCGGGGTGTCTGCCAGAGAAGATGCGGCTTGTTCATGAATGGGTTCCGCAGAAGGGGGTGTATCAGGAGCGACAGCAGAGGGGGCGCCTGCCTCAGCTGGCTCAGCAGGGGCGTCTGCCAGCGCCTCATGTTCTGCAGGGGCAGGGGAGGTTGCCGCGGCGTCTTCTTCCGCGAAAGCGGTATCTGAAACAGTTTTCTCAGCGATCTGATCTTTTTCAGGCAGCATCAGAAGCACTGAAAAGGAGATGATCAGCAGCAGGGCGGCGGCAATACGGAGCAGCCAGGGCATGAGCCGCCTTGTTGACGACGCATTCTGCCCGAGCGTGGACTGCATTGCTTCCCAGGCAGCGGGGTCGACGGGTTCGTCATGCTTGTCGAAGACCTCGCGCACCCTGTCGGCAAATCTTTCATCAAACGGCTTCATGGCGGTTGTCTTTGATGTTTTTATTGTACAGTGCCCTGATAAGCGCTTTGGCCCTGCTAAGGGCCGACCGGGAAGTTCCGGGCGATATGCCCAGCATCCCGGCAATCTCATCATGGTTGTATCCCTCTACCTCGTAAAGGTTGAATATCATCCTGTAATTACCGGGCAGCCTGTCGAACAGCGCAAGTATCGCTTCGGCATCGGCCGTTGTTTCTGAGCCGGGCAGATCGGCGGTATTGTGAACCTGGTCAATTTCTTCGGCGGTGTCGTAAGCGTTTATCCTGAGGCGGTTCTGCCGGTTTGCCCTGTGGTGGTCGATTGCCGTGTTGACAAGGATCTTCCTGAACCAGCTCCTGAATGGTTTGCTGTCGTCGTACACACCTATGTTGTTGTAAACTTTCATAAACCCGTCGTTCAGAATTTCGATGGCATCTTCCCGGCTGTATGAGTACCGCAGGCATACCGACATGCCGAAGCCGAAATAAAGTCTGTAAAGCAATTCCTGGAAGCGCCGCTTCCCGCGCCTGCATCCCTGTATTATCTCCTGCTCCGTATATTGCCTGCTGGTCAACTCTGCAGTTTATTGGTGTTATGACACATCCTTTTATACTGCAATATACTCAGTTTTATTATTCAGAATCACCTTAAATAATTATTTGCCAGTGTTTCATTACGGCACGATAACCGGAAATACATCGGAGCGGGGATAATCAGACAGCGATGTCTGGTTATTCCCGTTTATTGTCATGTAATAAATATTATTGATGTAACTGTCTCTTCTCGATGTAAAAACAATGAACCTGCCGTCACGGGTTACAACCGGACTTTCATCCCTTGTGCCGCTGTCGGTCAGCCTTTTCTTGTTTTTCCCGTTTCTGTTCATGATATATACATCGGGCAATTCGTTTTCCCAGGAAACATACACTATTCTTGTTCCGTCAGGTGTCCAGACAGGGTCGTGGTTGCCGTCGGGAGGCCAGCCCGGATATACCCGGGGAGAGACCGACGAGGTCAACTGGGTTACATTTTCACCTGTTATATCTGCCGTGAAGATCTGCCGGCTTCGGTCTTTACCGGTAGAATAGTAGGCAATGGTCTTCCCGTCGGGCGAAAGGACAGGGCAGCAGCCGCTGTCGATCAGCTTTCTTTTTCCTGAACCATCGGTATTCATAATGTATATGCTTCTGGTAGAATAATCTTCTCCCCTTTTGCCAAAGATTATCCTGTTATCATGTGTGAATATCCCGCAGGATTTTTTTCCGCTGTAAGTAAGGATATTCCTGGCCCCGGTCACCATATCATATGTTACGGCATCTCCTTCTTTGAAGTACAGGATCCTGTTGTCGTCGTGCGACCAGGAGAGGGAACCAATTTGGCCCTCTGTCCCGTCAATCAGCCTGAGGTCTGACCCGTCAGCATTTATTGCATAAAGCTCATTACCCTTGTGAGTGAACAGAACTGTGCTTCCCCAGTTGGAGATCACAGGTTTCCTGCAGCCTGTAGACAGTCCCGACAGCCTTGTCTGCCGGGATCCGTCATTATTCATACTGTAGAGGTGCCACGCAGCGCTGTTATCTTCCCGGCGGGATATAAACAACACCTGTGATGCACTGGATGAAAAGCCCCAGTGCTGGTCATCCATAACAATGTCATCAGCTTTATCACAGCCGGAGGTTGCAAAAGAAACAAGCAATATAAACAGTGATATGAACCTTTTCATATTGGGTTTTATTTTTCCCCTGTTACCCTTATGTGACTGAGCAGCCTGATGTCGCCCAGGTCTGAGTAGTCGTACTGGAAGAGTCCGTCATGCCCTATCATCATAAGAACGTTTCCGAGAGGGATAACGTCATAGGTGTCTATGTCGGGGAAGTGTGCTATCATATTTGACGAGATGGCCAGGGGATTGGTGGCGTCATATATTTTAAGTCCGTCAGCCCCGTCGCAGATGAACAGCACCGGGTGGTCAATCCCGAGTCCGTGCGGGTTGAACATCGGGTATGACTTCAGCAGCCTTGGGTTCTTTATGTCGATAATGTCTATCACATCGAGCTGGTTGGCGGTTCCTCCGCAGTTGTTGCCCGACCGCAGTGTTACATAGGCTATGTCGTTGGCAACGACAACGGGGTCGCATGAATTGACATGGTCGAAGTCGGATACGAATTCGGGCTTTGCAGGGTTCGCGAGGCTGTAGATGAGCATGCCGGTGGTGGTGCCTATGAACAG
Coding sequences within it:
- a CDS encoding MFS transporter, with protein sequence MANFEKIRITEKIGYALGDGAANIAWRGVATFLFVFYTDVYGINPAAVGLLMLIARFSDGVSDVVMGILADRTETRWGKFRPWILWTAIPLGVILSMLFTTPGLSNTGKIIYAYTTYILFTLVYTANNIPYGALLAVITGDNRERTVFGSYRMVGAFAGGMLVQGALLFLVAHFGNVNPDVRVEKLAEDRFVVTVSVAKDVENVNINTDDGIALFSWFDKPAEDPDYVQVSSISFSMEAGTEYAFLVEGEENLEPANISIIDQKRGYSNSIYIMSVFLSLFMIITFYSTRERVRPPKTQVTDLKRDFKDLIRNRPWLVLLVIGLLFCVYNAIKQGITVIYFAHYINNQLLAGTYLVFLMLASIGGAMATGFLGKRMGKKRLFINALIFSAAVNSLIIFCGPRDIYAIFTLGIISEFAAAIFPTLFFVMLGDAADYSEYVNGRRATGLVYSAGSFSTKFGGGVAGAIIGLILGAYGYSGQDAVAIQGAIPAIKMLMSWVPALIAVLAAVLMTLYPLDQKKLDEITLELKNRREREDTPEQ
- a CDS encoding glycosyl transferase, with amino-acid sequence MKYGFFDDEKREYVITDPVTPWPWINYLGNEDFFSLISNTAGGYSFYKDAKFRRLTRYRYNNVPMDNGGRYFYINDGGTIWSPGWKPVKTPLDEYECRHGMSYTRIKGVKNGLEAEVLFLVPLKEWCEVQVLTLKNRGKQKKKFKLFSFVEWCLWNAEDDQNNLQRNLNTGEVEIDGSTLYHKTEYKDRRDHYAFYHVNHPLDGFDTDRESFMGLYNEFSGPAAVIEGSPRNSHAHGWSPVASHYLEIELDPGETKELVFVLGYIENPDELKWESEGVINKTKAKELIGRYDTPGKVNAALEGLRKYWDELLGVYVLESGDEKLDRMVNIWNQYQNMVTFNMSRSASFFEVGIGRGMGFRDSNQDLIGFVHLVPDRARERIIDLASTQFEDGGAYHQYQPLTKRGNHAVGGDFNDDPLWLILSTTEYIKETGDYGILDEMVPFDNDESLAKPHFDHLKASFYHVVNNLGPHGLPLIGRADWNDCINLNCFSTDPNESFQTTENRKGRTAESIMIAGLFVVYGREYIRLCRQTGRVDEADAAVGHVDRMVETIREHGWDGEWFLRAYDYFGKKVGSKENEEGKIFIESQGWCSMAEVGKEEGMVEKALDSVKKYLDCDYGIVLNNPGFTRYVIEYGEISTYPPGYKENAGIFCHNNPWIMIGETMLGRGEMAWDYYRKICPAYLEEISDLHKTEPYVYAQMIAGKDAFRPGEAKNSWLTGTAAWNYYAITRYILGIRPEYDGLVVDPCIPRDWKGFEVTRKLRGGEYRIKVTNPDGVNKGVKIVRMNGKEIEGNLLPLTPGVNQVEVIMG
- a CDS encoding RNA polymerase sigma factor, with translation MSVCLRYSYSREDAIEILNDGFMKVYNNIGVYDDSKPFRSWFRKILVNTAIDHHRANRQNRLRINAYDTAEEIDQVHNTADLPGSETTADAEAILALFDRLPGNYRMIFNLYEVEGYNHDEIAGMLGISPGTSRSALSRAKALIRALYNKNIKDNRHEAV
- a CDS encoding DUF5050 domain-containing protein, producing MKRFISLFILLVSFATSGCDKADDIVMDDQHWGFSSSASQVLFISRREDNSAAWHLYSMNNDGSRQTRLSGLSTGCRKPVISNWGSTVLFTHKGNELYAINADGSDLRLIDGTEGQIGSLSWSHDDNRILYFKEGDAVTYDMVTGARNILTYSGKKSCGIFTHDNRIIFGKRGEDYSTRSIYIMNTDGSGKRKLIDSGCCPVLSPDGKTIAYYSTGKDRSRQIFTADITGENVTQLTSSVSPRVYPGWPPDGNHDPVWTPDGTRIVYVSWENELPDVYIMNRNGKNKKRLTDSGTRDESPVVTRDGRFIVFTSRRDSYINNIYYMTINGNNQTSLSDYPRSDVFPVIVP